One stretch of Caloenas nicobarica isolate bCalNic1 chromosome 2, bCalNic1.hap1, whole genome shotgun sequence DNA includes these proteins:
- the USP14 gene encoding ubiquitin carboxyl-terminal hydrolase 14, which yields MPLFSVNVKWGKEKFDGVELNTDEPPMVFKAQLFALTGVQPARQKVMVKGGTLKDDDWGNLKIKNGMTLLMMGSADALPEEPIARPVFVEDMTEEQLASAMELPCGLTNLGNTCYMNATVQCIRSVPEVKEALKRYGGALRASGEMASAQYITAALRDLFDSMDKTSSSIPPIILLQFLHMAFPQFAEKGDQGQYLQQDANECWVQMMRVLQQKLEGIEGDTVMETDSGATAAPSKKKSLIDQFFSIEFETAMKCTEAEEEEVTKGKENLLQLSCFINQEVKYLFTGLKLRLQEEITKLSPTLQRNALYIKSSKISRLPAYLTIQMVRFFYKEKESVNAKVLKDVKFPLMLDVYELCTPDLQEKMVSYRSKFKDLEDKKVNQQPKNSSKSDGAQKEAKYEPFSFPDDIGSNNCGYYDLQAVLTHQGRSSSSGHYVSWVKRKQDEWIKFDDDKVSIVTPEDILRLSGGGDWHIAYVLLYGPRRIEVIEDEAEQ from the exons ATGCCGCTCTTCTCAG TTAATGTGaaatggggaaaagagaaattcGATGGTGTGGAGCTTAACACTGATGAACCTCCAATGGTCTTCAAAGCCCAGTTGTTCGCACTGACTGGAGTTCAGCCAGCTAGACAGAAAGTTATGGTTAAAGGAGGAACTCTGAAG GATGATGACTGGGGGaacctaaaaataaagaat GGGATGACCTTATTAATGATGGGTTCTGCAGATGCACTTCCAGAAGAACCAATTGCTCGACCCGTCTTTGTAGAAGACATGACAGAGGAGCAGTTAGCTTCAGCT ATGGAATTACCATGCGGGTTGACGAACCTTGGCAACACTTGCTACATGAATGCTACGGTTCAGTGTATCCGCTCAGTTCCGGAAGTGAAAGAGGCCCTTAAAAG GTATGGTGGTGCCTTAAGAGCTTCAGGAGAAATGGCCTCTGCTCAATACATTACTGCAG CTCTTAGAGACTTGTTTGATTCCATGGATAAAACTTCCTCCAGTATCCCACCTATCATTCTCCTGCAGTTTTTACATATGGCCTTCCCACAGTTTGCAGAGAAAGGCGACCAAGGCCAGTACCTTCAACAG GATGCCAATGAGTGCTGGGTGCAGATGATGAGGGTACtacagcagaagctggaaggCATAGAAGGTGATACAGTTATGGAG ACAGACTCTGGAGCTACAGCAGCACCTTCTAAAAAGAAGAGTTTAATTGATCAGTTCTTCAGCATTGAATTTGAAACAGC CATGAAATGTACAGaagctgaagaagaggaggtAACTAAAGGAAAGGAGAATCTGCTTCAGCTTAGCTGCTTTATCAATCAAGAAGTGAAATATCTGTTTACAGGACTAAAATTG CGTCTTCAAGAGGAAATCACCAAACTCTCTCCAACACTGCAGAGAAATGCACTCTATATCAAATCT tctaaAATTAGTCGCTTGCCGGCATACCTGACTATTCAGATGGTCAGATTTTTTTACAAAGAGAAAGAATCTGTGAATGCCAAAGTTCTTAAG gATGTTAAATTTCCTCTTATGTTGGATGTGTATGAGCTGTGTACACCAgaccttcaggaaaaaatggtTTCTTATCGGTCAAAATTCAAAGATCTAGAAGACAAAAAAGTAAATCAGCAGCCAAAGAAT TCTAGTAAAAGTGATGGTGCACAGAAAGAAGCTAAATATgaaccattttcttttcctgatg ATATTGGTTCTAATAATTGCGGCTATTATGACCTGCAGGCAGTGCTAACACATCAAGGCAGATCAAGTTCCTCTGGGCATTATGTGTCTTGGGTTAAAAGGAAACAAG ATGAATGGATTAAATTTGATGATGACAAAGTCAGCATTGTTACACCTGAAGACATTCTGAGGTTATCTGGGGGTGGAGACTGGCATATAGCTTATGTTCTACTCTACGGGCCTCGCCGAATTGAAGTAATTGAAGATGAAGCTGAACAGTAG